A window of the Acetobacteraceae bacterium genome harbors these coding sequences:
- the xth gene encoding exodeoxyribonuclease III, which produces MRILTWNINSLRLRLPLLEEIVKKANPDIVSLQETKVTDSLFPLEAVQKLGFPHCLFKGMKSYNGVAILSKHPLTLLENFPEWQGQQDCRHLAASLKTRTGAIHLHNFYIPAGGDIPNPEENPKFAHKLGFLDEVTDWFSKNKPKKSVLMGDLNVAPLPDDVWSHKQLLKIVSHTPIETEKCLAWQKEGFMDAMRLHTPEPEKLYTWWSYRNKDWKKSNRGRRLDHLWITPDLQDNLKNMTIMREARDFERPSDHVPVFIDLDLE; this is translated from the coding sequence TTGCGTATTTTGACATGGAATATCAATTCTCTTCGACTTCGTCTTCCCCTTCTTGAAGAGATTGTGAAAAAAGCAAACCCCGACATTGTTTCGCTTCAGGAAACAAAAGTAACTGATTCTCTCTTTCCCCTCGAAGCTGTGCAAAAACTTGGCTTTCCACATTGCCTTTTTAAAGGCATGAAATCCTATAATGGTGTAGCAATCCTCTCTAAACATCCCTTAACGCTTTTAGAAAACTTCCCAGAATGGCAGGGACAACAAGATTGCCGCCATCTTGCTGCCTCTCTTAAAACGAGAACAGGCGCTATTCATCTCCATAATTTTTATATTCCTGCCGGCGGTGACATTCCGAACCCAGAAGAAAATCCAAAATTTGCACATAAACTTGGCTTTCTGGACGAAGTGACAGATTGGTTTTCTAAAAATAAACCTAAAAAATCTGTTTTAATGGGAGATTTAAATGTTGCTCCCCTTCCCGATGATGTCTGGTCTCATAAACAGCTCTTAAAAATTGTTAGCCACACGCCAATCGAAACAGAAAAATGCCTTGCTTGGCAAAAAGAAGGGTTTATGGACGCTATGCGCCTTCATACACCAGAGCCTGAAAAACTCTACACTTGGTGGTCCTACCGCAATAAGGATTGGAAAAAATCTAATCGAGGACGCAGACTAGACCATCTTTGGATCACGCCAGATCTTCAAGACAATCTCAAGAACATGACCATTATGCGTGAAGCCCGTGATTTTGAGCGCCCTTCCGACCATGTGCCCGTTTTTATTGATTTAGACTTAGAGTAG
- a CDS encoding RsmB/NOP family class I SAM-dependent RNA methyltransferase, with product MTPGARFSTAIELLQEIRSAGRRPADAVASAFFRQNRYIGSGDRRFISAIVWGALRHWRRINWHLSKAKYEGESVLQDLLLTKKEKGDDNFFSAREICLAYSVMEEGSLEALKASFDKGKYAAAHLTQSELIFLKRLEGVSFTHPEQPAAVQGEYPDWLAPLLQELFGSEEALEKEILAMQEEAPLDIRVNLLKATREEVLQALKKEEIPAEISPLSPWGIRLPSRSAIMSLDFFKNGMVEIQDEGSQIVALLADAKPGQRVVDYCAGAGGKTMAMAMNMENRGHIVACDVSEVRLKGAVKRLRRAGVHNVERHLLVEGDKWLKRHKGDFDLVVIDAPCTGTGTWRRNPDARRTLQPIDLQEIMVKQAEVLEKASSLLKPEGTLLYATCSILKEENEGRIEAFLKQHPEFQIKPFEKISLELPEVLETQLQEKGSIRLTPAQHGTDGFFACLLERKSK from the coding sequence ATGACACCTGGTGCGCGTTTTTCAACGGCTATTGAACTCCTTCAGGAAATACGTTCAGCAGGGCGACGCCCTGCTGATGCTGTTGCATCCGCGTTTTTTCGGCAAAATCGTTATATTGGGAGTGGTGACCGTCGTTTTATTTCTGCAATTGTCTGGGGGGCTTTGCGTCATTGGCGACGTATAAACTGGCATTTGTCAAAGGCAAAATATGAGGGAGAATCTGTCCTTCAAGATTTGCTGCTGACAAAGAAAGAAAAGGGAGATGATAATTTCTTTTCTGCCCGTGAGATTTGCCTTGCCTATTCTGTTATGGAAGAAGGCAGTTTGGAAGCTTTAAAAGCTTCTTTTGATAAGGGAAAATATGCAGCAGCGCATTTAACACAGAGCGAATTGATTTTTTTAAAACGCTTAGAGGGCGTCTCTTTTACGCATCCAGAACAGCCAGCTGCTGTGCAGGGGGAGTATCCAGATTGGTTAGCGCCCTTACTTCAAGAGCTTTTTGGTTCAGAAGAGGCACTTGAAAAAGAAATTTTGGCAATGCAGGAAGAGGCTCCTTTAGACATTCGTGTGAATCTTTTAAAAGCGACACGCGAAGAGGTCCTTCAGGCCCTTAAAAAAGAAGAAATTCCAGCTGAAATTTCTCCTCTATCACCATGGGGCATTAGACTGCCTTCTAGAAGTGCGATCATGTCTTTGGACTTTTTTAAGAATGGTATGGTGGAGATTCAAGATGAAGGAAGCCAGATCGTTGCCTTACTAGCGGATGCAAAGCCTGGCCAGAGGGTTGTTGATTATTGCGCGGGGGCTGGTGGAAAAACGATGGCAATGGCGATGAATATGGAAAATCGTGGGCATATTGTTGCCTGTGATGTTTCTGAAGTTCGTTTAAAAGGCGCTGTAAAGCGCCTAAGACGGGCTGGTGTTCATAATGTAGAGCGTCATTTACTCGTTGAGGGTGATAAATGGCTAAAACGCCATAAAGGTGATTTTGATTTGGTTGTGATTGATGCACCTTGTACGGGAACGGGGACTTGGCGCCGTAATCCAGATGCAAGAAGAACTTTACAGCCGATTGATTTGCAGGAAATTATGGTCAAACAAGCGGAAGTTTTGGAAAAAGCCTCTTCGCTTTTAAAACCAGAAGGAACATTGCTTTACGCAACATGTTCTATTTTAAAAGAAGAAAATGAAGGCAGGATTGAGGCCTTCCTAAAACAGCATCCAGAGTTTCAAATAAAACCTTTTGAAAAAATTTCCTTGGAACTTCCTGAAGTTCTTGAAACACAACTTCAGGAAAAAGGATCTATCCGCTTAACGCCTGCACAGCATGGAACGGATGGCTTTTTTGCTTGTCTCTTAGAGCGGAAATCGAAATAA
- the guaB gene encoding IMP dehydrogenase yields the protein MRNSEEYPAIKMALAYDDVLISPAASEVLPSQAKVHSRLTNKISLNIPLISAAMDTVTESRMAIAMAQNGGLGVIHKNLKPAKQADEVRRVKRFEAGMVIDPVTVGPDQTLAEVKEVMATRGISGLPVIEKDGILVGILTNRDMRFAKDDQMKVRDLMTSQNLATISPEASPSDAKDILQKRRIERLVVTDEKGHCVGLITVKDMEKAQTYPLAVKDSQGRLLCAAAVGVGDSEFERAKKLVEAGVDALFVDTAHGHSAGVLRSVANLKDHFPEIQIVAGNVAVPEGALALIKAGADCVKVGIGPGSICTTRIVAGVGVPQFSAVMEVAAACKEMNIPTIADGGIRNSGDIVKALGAGADMVMVGSLLAGCEESPGETFLYQGRTYKSYRGMGSLGAMAKGSADRYFQGNVRDTLKLVPEGIEGQVPYKGVMGEVIHQLVGGLRAGMGYVGAVDLSELKKRVRFRQITNAGLRESHVHDVSITRESPNYRY from the coding sequence ATGAGAAATTCAGAAGAGTACCCAGCCATTAAAATGGCACTTGCCTATGATGATGTTTTGATTTCGCCTGCGGCTTCTGAAGTTCTTCCTTCGCAGGCAAAAGTTCATTCTCGTCTTACAAATAAAATTTCTTTGAATATTCCTTTGATTTCTGCCGCAATGGATACGGTGACAGAATCCAGAATGGCAATCGCAATGGCTCAAAATGGTGGTCTTGGTGTTATCCATAAAAATTTAAAACCAGCCAAGCAGGCGGATGAGGTTCGCAGAGTGAAGCGTTTTGAAGCAGGGATGGTGATTGATCCCGTTACGGTTGGGCCAGATCAAACGCTTGCTGAAGTTAAAGAGGTGATGGCGACCCGTGGTATTTCTGGTTTGCCAGTGATTGAAAAAGATGGAATTTTGGTAGGAATTCTTACCAATAGAGATATGCGCTTTGCTAAAGATGATCAAATGAAGGTTCGTGATTTAATGACGAGCCAGAATTTAGCAACGATTTCTCCTGAAGCGAGCCCTTCTGATGCAAAAGATATACTGCAAAAAAGACGTATTGAGCGTTTGGTTGTAACCGATGAAAAAGGCCACTGCGTTGGTCTCATTACGGTTAAGGACATGGAAAAAGCTCAAACTTATCCTTTAGCTGTTAAAGATTCACAAGGTCGTTTGCTTTGTGCAGCAGCTGTTGGTGTCGGAGATTCTGAGTTCGAACGTGCAAAAAAATTGGTTGAGGCAGGTGTAGACGCTTTGTTTGTAGATACGGCCCATGGGCATTCTGCCGGAGTTCTTCGTTCTGTTGCCAATTTAAAAGATCATTTTCCAGAAATACAAATTGTTGCAGGGAATGTTGCTGTTCCGGAAGGCGCTTTGGCTTTGATTAAAGCGGGTGCTGATTGTGTCAAAGTTGGTATTGGACCGGGTTCAATTTGTACGACACGTATTGTGGCGGGCGTTGGTGTTCCTCAATTCTCGGCTGTGATGGAAGTTGCGGCGGCCTGTAAAGAAATGAATATCCCAACAATTGCCGATGGCGGTATTCGGAATTCAGGTGATATCGTTAAAGCTTTGGGTGCTGGTGCTGATATGGTTATGGTGGGCTCTTTGCTGGCTGGTTGTGAGGAAAGTCCGGGTGAAACGTTCCTTTATCAAGGGCGTACTTATAAATCTTACCGTGGGATGGGCTCTCTTGGCGCAATGGCGAAAGGATCTGCTGATCGTTATTTCCAAGGAAATGTCCGTGACACTTTGAAACTTGTTCCGGAGGGGATTGAAGGGCAAGTGCCTTATAAGGGCGTGATGGGAGAGGTGATTCATCAATTGGTTGGCGGTCTGCGTGCTGGTATGGGTTATGTCGGTGCGGTCGATCTTTCAGAACTGAAAAAGCGTGTTCGCTTTAGACAAATTACGAATGCCGGTTTGCGTGAAAGTCATGTTCACGATGTTTCTATTACACGTGAATCGCCAAATTATCGTTATTAA
- the glk gene encoding glucokinase, producing the protein MSKNQKNFQQGEVVAVDLGGTHARFAIAQISDGHVTKIEEPEIFKCADYDSLASAWKDFSKRLGRPVPRRVAISIACPVTGDILKMTNNPWTIYQSRLAKNLDIDDFIIINDFAAVANAVAHLGDEHFNHLSGPNEPLPSKGNISIVGPGTGLGVALLMRMDRAHYKVVQTEGGHIGYAPEDEIEDKILRIVRKGLCRVSTERIVSGPGLVNIYTALAEIKGVKVEPKIEDRVLWTNAIEGKDELAVEAMERFCLSLGAISGDVALAHGAKALVIAGGVGRRIQNYLEKSGFADRFQAKGRFSDIMKSLPVKIITYPEPGLFGVAAAYAVKKEA; encoded by the coding sequence ATGTCTAAAAACCAAAAAAATTTTCAACAAGGTGAGGTTGTCGCCGTTGATTTGGGTGGGACGCATGCGCGTTTTGCTATTGCGCAAATAAGTGATGGGCATGTGACAAAAATTGAAGAACCAGAAATCTTCAAATGTGCCGATTATGATTCACTCGCTTCTGCATGGAAGGATTTTTCCAAGCGTTTAGGACGTCCTGTTCCCCGTAGAGTCGCAATTTCGATTGCTTGTCCTGTCACGGGTGACATTTTAAAGATGACAAACAATCCTTGGACAATTTATCAAAGTCGGCTGGCTAAAAATTTAGATATTGATGATTTTATTATTATCAATGATTTTGCTGCGGTTGCGAATGCGGTCGCCCATTTGGGAGATGAGCATTTCAATCATCTGTCAGGTCCAAATGAACCTCTGCCTTCAAAGGGAAATATTAGTATTGTTGGGCCGGGGACTGGTTTAGGTGTTGCCCTTTTAATGCGGATGGATCGGGCGCACTATAAGGTGGTTCAAACAGAAGGTGGGCATATTGGATATGCGCCAGAGGATGAGATTGAGGATAAGATTCTGCGTATTGTCAGAAAAGGCCTTTGCCGTGTTTCTACAGAGCGTATCGTTTCTGGTCCTGGTCTTGTAAATATTTATACAGCTTTGGCAGAAATCAAAGGTGTGAAGGTTGAGCCAAAAATTGAGGATCGCGTTCTTTGGACGAATGCAATAGAGGGCAAAGATGAATTGGCTGTTGAAGCTATGGAGCGTTTCTGTCTTTCATTAGGTGCAATTTCTGGGGATGTTGCTCTAGCACATGGCGCAAAGGCGCTTGTGATTGCGGGTGGTGTTGGACGTCGTATTCAAAATTATTTGGAAAAATCGGGCTTTGCGGATCGTTTCCAGGCAAAGGGACGTTTTTCAGATATTATGAAAAGTTTGCCTGTTAAAATTATTACATATCCAGAGCCAGGTTTATTTGGGGTAGCAGCTGCTTATGCTGTTAAGAAAGAGGCTTAA
- a CDS encoding SDR family NAD(P)-dependent oxidoreductase: MTLTQDLKGIGRHILITGGSSGIGAELARQYAEPGVAITLWGRNRRRLSQIADEVRAKGSLVFTRQIDLADSGKAIEAFAEADDELPVDVAILAAGLSHLRSAGKLIESAESALAMAQVNFTTPVVMACEAAERMGRRRKGAIAFIGSVASFHDLPQASVYSGTKAGIGRFSTALAAAMSPHNVSVTLIIPGFIDTPMSQRLKGVGRPFMLTVEKASAKIKRAIEERKLTLMFPWPFHVARILDAHFPRPLVHKFLRIFHVMQRPEKK; this comes from the coding sequence ATAACGTTGACACAAGATCTAAAAGGTATCGGCCGTCACATCTTAATCACAGGCGGTTCTAGTGGCATCGGGGCTGAGTTGGCTCGTCAATATGCGGAACCTGGCGTGGCGATAACGCTTTGGGGCCGAAACCGTCGTCGTTTGTCTCAGATTGCAGATGAGGTAAGAGCGAAAGGCTCTCTTGTTTTTACCCGCCAAATTGATCTTGCGGATTCTGGGAAGGCCATTGAAGCGTTTGCAGAGGCAGATGATGAGCTTCCTGTTGATGTTGCTATTCTTGCTGCTGGCCTTTCGCATCTTCGTTCTGCTGGAAAGCTCATTGAAAGTGCGGAGAGCGCCTTAGCAATGGCGCAGGTTAATTTTACAACCCCTGTTGTTATGGCCTGTGAAGCAGCAGAAAGAATGGGACGCCGTCGGAAAGGGGCTATTGCCTTTATCGGTTCTGTTGCGTCTTTCCATGATTTGCCGCAGGCTTCTGTTTATTCTGGAACAAAAGCAGGTATCGGCCGTTTTAGCACCGCATTAGCAGCTGCAATGTCGCCTCATAATGTCAGTGTCACTTTGATCATTCCAGGTTTTATAGATACCCCTATGAGTCAGCGCCTTAAGGGGGTTGGGCGTCCTTTCATGCTGACTGTCGAAAAGGCATCTGCAAAGATTAAAAGGGCGATTGAAGAGCGTAAACTTACGCTGATGTTCCCATGGCCATTTCATGTTGCTCGCATATTAGATGCTCATTTCCCACGTCCATTGGTTCATAAATTTTTACGCATTTTTCATGTTATGCAACGTCCAGAAAAGAAGTAA
- the thiL gene encoding thiamine-phosphate kinase — protein sequence MNKTKSMKKNGEFSFIHRFFEPLAGKTAWKLGDDAAALPDLERGKEFVVSVDNLAENVHFFTDDPPQFVAQKLLRRNLSDMVAMGAKPTGYFLSLAFNPEKFEVEAWFKAFQEGLRLDQKIYDFSLLGGDTTVIKGDLFLSVTIVGEVEKEHLLHRKGAQVGDELWVTGTIGNAALGLAGREGRITALEAVFDKFYLLPQPPVGFLIGDLASSGMDVSDGLLQDAGHLSEASSVQVLLDISKIPLLPEAQKYFKDFSDLILSGGDDYQLLFTIAPEHVLEMKTRAAEHHIQVSRIGGIAEGGGVTLLNACGKEELYQQKGGWNHF from the coding sequence ATGAATAAGACGAAAAGCATGAAAAAAAACGGAGAATTTTCATTTATTCACCGTTTTTTCGAGCCATTAGCTGGAAAAACGGCTTGGAAACTTGGAGATGATGCGGCAGCGTTGCCGGATCTTGAAAGGGGGAAAGAATTTGTTGTTTCAGTAGATAATCTGGCAGAAAATGTTCATTTTTTTACGGATGATCCTCCCCAGTTCGTTGCTCAAAAGTTATTGCGCAGAAATCTTTCAGATATGGTAGCAATGGGGGCAAAGCCCACTGGTTATTTTCTTTCTCTTGCTTTTAACCCTGAAAAATTTGAAGTAGAGGCTTGGTTTAAAGCCTTCCAAGAAGGCCTCAGGTTAGATCAAAAAATCTATGATTTTTCTCTGTTAGGCGGTGATACAACGGTTATTAAGGGCGATCTTTTTCTAAGCGTCACAATCGTGGGGGAAGTTGAAAAAGAGCATTTGTTGCATCGTAAAGGCGCACAGGTAGGAGATGAGCTTTGGGTTACAGGGACGATTGGGAATGCGGCCTTAGGATTGGCTGGTAGAGAGGGGAGAATTACGGCATTAGAAGCCGTTTTTGATAAATTTTATCTTTTACCGCAGCCACCTGTTGGTTTTTTAATTGGAGATCTTGCTTCTTCTGGAATGGATGTTTCAGATGGACTTTTGCAGGATGCAGGCCACTTGTCAGAGGCATCTTCTGTTCAGGTGTTACTTGATATTTCCAAAATTCCTTTACTGCCAGAGGCACAGAAATATTTTAAAGATTTTTCAGATCTTATTTTAAGTGGAGGAGATGATTATCAGCTCCTTTTTACCATTGCGCCAGAACATGTTTTAGAGATGAAAACACGGGCAGCTGAACATCACATTCAGGTGTCTCGTATTGGCGGAATTGCAGAAGGGGGAGGTGTCACTCTTCTAAATGCTTGTGGCAAAGAGGAGTTATATCAGCAAAAAGGAGGCTGGAATCATTTCTGA
- the nusB gene encoding transcription antitermination factor NusB, translated as MSDSVSVSNDKTNKKTRNQFRRRTIARAGAVQALFQYEQSGDSVDQILLQFHQHRGGGHLDQFEEGKVPQADMLLLGQIFRKAALNQEKIDEELSEILPKEWSLRQIDSVLRAILRAALAELSDGLPAAITINEYMDVTHAFLSVEAARLANGVLETAALRRK; from the coding sequence ATGTCGGATTCTGTTTCCGTCTCGAATGATAAAACAAATAAAAAAACGAGGAATCAATTTAGAAGACGTACAATAGCACGGGCAGGCGCTGTTCAGGCGTTATTTCAGTATGAGCAGTCAGGTGATTCTGTTGATCAAATTCTTTTACAATTTCATCAGCACCGTGGGGGGGGGCATTTGGATCAGTTTGAGGAGGGAAAAGTTCCTCAGGCTGATATGCTTTTGTTAGGACAAATTTTTCGAAAAGCAGCTTTAAATCAAGAAAAGATAGACGAAGAACTTTCAGAAATTTTGCCAAAGGAATGGTCTTTACGTCAAATCGATTCCGTTTTGAGAGCTATTTTGAGGGCTGCTTTGGCGGAATTATCGGATGGCTTGCCTGCGGCGATCACGATCAATGAATATATGGATGTCACACATGCTTTTTTGAGTGTTGAGGCCGCACGTTTAGCAAATGGCGTCCTTGAGACGGCTGCGTTACGCAGAAAATAA
- a CDS encoding Gfo/Idh/MocA family oxidoreductase has translation MGSPLRVGIVGAGHFGRFHIQKSLLHPLEMLIGFSEIDKERAFSIAEEFSICFFENLGELLQEVEAVVIATPAITHFKLAKLALESGKHVFLEKPLAVKNEEGLALLRLAEEKKRILKVGHLLTYSLPVQKILEIIPSPSIIEVERCVPYANRGEDVSIAFDLMIHDLELLASLFGEIGVCLEARGRKIKTDLWDEIFSRFFFRSKCQVSLFASRAVEEGKRKISIEDAQFSLEADFVRQELRYFRKRNVGEKIFLHQIEWPKIDLLWQEHDDFTRLCLEGEFYTKGYNAETAFQALCMAERIEEKILDESVKERLIR, from the coding sequence ATGGGGAGTCCTTTACGGGTGGGTATTGTTGGAGCAGGGCATTTTGGACGATTTCACATTCAAAAATCCTTGTTGCATCCTCTTGAAATGCTCATTGGTTTTTCTGAGATTGATAAAGAGCGTGCGTTTTCTATTGCAGAAGAATTTTCAATTTGTTTTTTTGAAAATCTAGGAGAGCTTTTGCAAGAAGTTGAGGCAGTTGTCATTGCGACCCCCGCAATAACCCATTTTAAACTTGCAAAATTGGCATTGGAGTCTGGAAAACATGTTTTTTTAGAAAAGCCTCTTGCAGTTAAAAATGAAGAAGGCTTGGCGCTGTTACGTTTAGCCGAAGAGAAAAAGAGAATTCTTAAAGTAGGCCATCTTTTAACATATTCTTTACCTGTTCAGAAAATTTTAGAAATTATTCCATCGCCGTCAATCATTGAGGTTGAGCGCTGTGTACCTTATGCCAATAGAGGAGAGGATGTTTCGATTGCCTTTGACTTAATGATTCATGATCTTGAATTACTTGCTTCTTTGTTTGGAGAAATAGGCGTATGTTTAGAAGCGAGAGGCCGAAAGATAAAGACAGATTTGTGGGATGAAATCTTTTCCCGTTTTTTCTTTAGAAGTAAGTGCCAAGTTTCTCTTTTTGCAAGTAGAGCTGTCGAAGAAGGTAAGCGAAAAATTTCGATAGAAGACGCACAATTCTCTTTAGAAGCAGATTTTGTTCGGCAAGAACTACGTTATTTTAGAAAGAGAAACGTAGGAGAAAAGATATTTTTGCATCAGATTGAATGGCCTAAAATAGACTTGCTATGGCAAGAGCATGATGATTTCACACGGCTTTGTTTGGAAGGTGAATTTTATACCAAAGGGTACAATGCCGAAACAGCTTTTCAGGCGCTCTGTATGGCAGAAAGGATCGAAGAAAAAATCTTAGATGAATCGGTCAAAGAGCGCCTAATTCGATAA
- the secD gene encoding protein translocase subunit SecD: MLYYTRLRLLGILAVCLVGILFCLPNVIKQPISQLPWRQVHLGLDLKGGSYLLLQLDTASLEKDQLHSLREQLKQSLLTKGAGYVNLLVNETTNQVSFSLRAPQERSLVIETLDKLIATNDHTFGYQENNGRFTLSFIQAAFEEKAKEAVNRAIEIVRRRIDETGAMDPTIAREGDNRIMVELPGVSDPERIKNLLGTTARLTFRLVGEQNETFGTTLLKDEQSGQEIPIRDHIAVDGADLTNAGAAIDQQSGGWAVTFQLNNKGADAFASVTQSNVGKHFAIVLDQKVIEAPRIMSPITGGNGQITGGFTSQSASDLALLLRAGALPAPLKIIEERSIGPSLGKASIHAGITSLAVGFLLVTLFMIVFYGQFGIYADISLLANLGLMLGILSLFQATLTLAGMAGILLTLGMALDANILINARIREETQRGKPPLQAIQSGFIHARATVIDSNVTAFLAHVMLFIFGAGPVRNFALTITIGIGTTLFTTLLLTPLLIMRWYAHTRPKKLPV; this comes from the coding sequence ATGCTTTATTACACGCGTCTTCGCCTATTAGGGATTCTTGCCGTTTGTTTGGTCGGTATTCTATTCTGCCTTCCAAACGTTATCAAACAGCCCATATCACAGTTGCCTTGGCGTCAAGTCCATCTTGGACTCGACCTTAAAGGGGGATCATACCTTCTGCTGCAATTGGACACGGCATCTCTGGAAAAAGATCAGCTCCACTCTCTTAGGGAACAGTTAAAGCAATCTCTTCTCACAAAAGGTGCTGGTTATGTAAATCTTCTTGTAAATGAAACAACCAATCAAGTTTCATTTTCATTAAGAGCCCCTCAAGAACGTTCTCTTGTCATTGAGACTCTGGATAAACTCATTGCAACGAATGACCACACTTTTGGCTATCAGGAAAATAACGGACGCTTCACCTTATCTTTTATACAAGCCGCTTTTGAAGAAAAAGCGAAAGAAGCTGTAAATCGTGCAATTGAAATTGTTCGCAGACGAATTGATGAAACAGGCGCAATGGATCCAACAATTGCCCGTGAAGGAGACAACCGCATTATGGTTGAACTTCCAGGAGTAAGTGATCCTGAAAGAATTAAAAATTTACTCGGAACAACAGCAAGGCTAACCTTTAGACTTGTTGGTGAGCAAAACGAAACATTCGGAACAACCCTGCTCAAAGATGAGCAGTCAGGGCAGGAAATCCCTATCCGTGACCACATTGCTGTGGATGGTGCTGACCTCACAAACGCAGGCGCCGCCATTGACCAGCAAAGTGGCGGATGGGCTGTCACATTCCAACTCAATAATAAAGGTGCGGACGCCTTTGCTTCCGTCACCCAGTCTAACGTTGGAAAACACTTTGCCATTGTCCTTGACCAGAAAGTCATCGAAGCCCCCCGCATTATGAGTCCTATTACAGGAGGAAACGGCCAAATCACAGGTGGCTTTACCTCCCAAAGCGCTTCCGACTTGGCTCTGCTTCTCCGTGCTGGCGCATTGCCTGCTCCCCTTAAAATTATTGAAGAAAGAAGTATCGGCCCAAGCCTTGGAAAAGCCTCTATTCACGCAGGTATTACCAGCCTTGCCGTTGGTTTCCTATTGGTAACGCTGTTCATGATTGTTTTTTATGGGCAGTTTGGCATTTATGCGGATATTTCGTTACTTGCGAACTTGGGCTTAATGTTAGGAATCTTATCCCTCTTCCAAGCGACATTAACCCTTGCAGGTATGGCTGGTATCCTCTTAACACTCGGTATGGCACTGGATGCCAATATTTTAATTAACGCCCGTATCCGTGAAGAAACCCAACGCGGAAAACCGCCGCTTCAGGCCATTCAAAGTGGCTTTATCCATGCGAGAGCAACTGTTATTGACAGTAACGTCACGGCTTTTTTAGCCCATGTGATGCTCTTCATCTTTGGAGCTGGTCCTGTTCGAAATTTTGCGCTCACGATTACAATCGGTATTGGAACAACCTTGTTTACAACCCTTCTTTTAACACCGCTCCTGATTATGCGCTGGTACGCCCACACTCGCCCTAAAAAGCTTCCGGTCTGA
- the secF gene encoding protein translocase subunit SecF, which translates to MSIKPLLHFFAQQPNFNFMKGRWIGLATSAILSTLSIILFFHPGLKLGLDFRGGVIIEAHSPKAETPEEIRHILEKKGITASVQSFGTDQDYRISANMPEKETVEGNKTIVSTIQTALNEHTAGTKILRTDSVGASVSKELFRDGLLALFLSLGMIMIYIWIRFEREFAIAAVITLILDLTKTVGFLVITGFEFDLIMVASLLTIIGYSTNDKVVVYDRVRENLRKFRTMPLSEILNLSINETLNRTLATSSTLFLAALPLALFGGSTLTAFAWVMLVGIVIGTSSSIFIGAPLLLLMGSKRLRPHTKG; encoded by the coding sequence ATGAGCATTAAACCACTTTTACATTTCTTTGCCCAACAGCCTAATTTCAACTTTATGAAAGGAAGATGGATTGGGCTTGCAACTTCTGCAATCCTTTCAACCCTTTCGATTATTCTGTTTTTTCATCCGGGACTTAAACTAGGTTTGGACTTCCGTGGCGGTGTCATTATCGAAGCACACTCTCCAAAAGCAGAAACACCCGAAGAGATTAGACATATTTTAGAGAAAAAAGGCATTACCGCCTCTGTTCAAAGTTTTGGAACGGACCAGGATTACCGTATCTCCGCAAATATGCCAGAGAAAGAAACTGTTGAAGGCAATAAAACAATTGTTTCGACTATTCAAACAGCTTTAAATGAACACACGGCAGGAACTAAAATCCTAAGAACAGATTCCGTTGGCGCTTCCGTCTCCAAAGAGCTTTTTCGAGATGGCTTATTAGCTCTCTTTCTAAGTCTTGGAATGATCATGATCTATATTTGGATCAGATTTGAACGTGAATTCGCCATTGCGGCTGTGATTACGTTGATTCTTGATCTTACAAAAACAGTCGGTTTTCTGGTAATTACAGGGTTTGAATTCGACTTGATTATGGTGGCGTCACTTCTGACCATTATTGGATATTCAACGAACGATAAAGTTGTCGTTTACGACCGTGTTCGTGAAAATCTCCGAAAATTCAGAACAATGCCCTTAAGCGAAATCCTTAATCTTTCAATCAATGAAACATTAAATAGAACACTAGCCACTTCCAGTACGCTTTTCCTAGCGGCTCTTCCTCTAGCGCTTTTTGGCGGAAGTACACTGACGGCCTTTGCTTGGGTCATGCTCGTTGGTATCGTTATTGGAACTTCATCTTCTATCTTTATTGGCGCTCCACTCCTTCTGCTTATGGGAAGTAAACGGTTAAGACCACATACTAAAGGATAA
- a CDS encoding 50S ribosomal protein L31, with translation MKPGIHPDYHEVTVIMSDGSEYKTRSCYGKEGDSIRLDIDPTSHPAWTGVHRIIDSGGRVARFAKRFGSLGAPKSK, from the coding sequence ATGAAGCCAGGCATTCACCCAGATTATCACGAAGTCACCGTTATCATGAGCGATGGCAGTGAATATAAAACACGTTCTTGCTACGGCAAGGAAGGCGACAGCATTCGCCTAGATATTGATCCAACAAGCCATCCTGCATGGACAGGCGTCCACCGTATTATTGACAGCGGGGGAAGAGTTGCTCGTTTTGCAAAACGCTTTGGTTCGCTCGGCGCTCCAAAAAGCAAATAA